A section of the Malania oleifera isolate guangnan ecotype guangnan chromosome 2, ASM2987363v1, whole genome shotgun sequence genome encodes:
- the LOC131147902 gene encoding UDP-glycosyltransferase 92A1-like yields the protein MAEKTENVVIFPLMAQGHMIPFLALALQIEQRKGYSITFINTPLNINNLRSSLPPNSSINLLPIPFSGADHGLPPGTENTDVLTYPLIYRFVQACSSFKPAFRRIISDLVSDERRPLCIIADMFFPWTADVAHEFGISHAIFCGGGGFGFACYYSLWLNLPHKKNPDEEEFPLPDFPEAGQIHRTQLAVGLISAGEDDPWTGFQLKTLPKWANADAVLFNTVGEFDYIGLSYFRRKLGRPVWSLGPVNLSRKPGKQSGISSETCIEWLSRKPSNSVLYISFGSQNTVSASQMMQLATALENSGKNFIWVIKPPLGFDINCQFKAGDWLPEGFEDRIRDQNRGLLVHKWAPQVEILSHGSISAFLSHCGWNSVLEALSQGVPIIGWPMAADQFYNVKLLKEKMGVCVEVARGGASEVRHEDIVEKIEIVMGETEKGKEIRRKAGEARDMIWDAIREQEGCKGSSVKAMDEFFDAAVSMRKEMTQNDSF from the coding sequence ATGGCCGAAAAAACAGAGAATGTAGTAATCTTCCCACTCATGGCGCAGGGTCACATGATCCCATTCCTGGCCTTGGCCCTCCAGATAGAACAGCGCAAAGGCTACTCCATCACCTTCATCAACACTCCGCTCAACATCAACAATCTCCGATCGTCTCTCCCCCCGAACTCCTCCATCAATCTCCTCCCCATCCCCTTCTCCGGCGCCGACCACGGCCTCCCTCCCGGCACCGAGAACACCGACGTCCTCACGTATCCTCTCATCTACCGCTTCGTCCAAGCCTGCTCCTCCTTCAAACCTGCCTTCCGGAGAATCATCTCTGACCTCGTTTCCGACGAGAGGCGCCCCCTCTGCATAATCGCCGACATGTTCTTCCCTTGGACAGCCGACGTCGCCCACGAGTTCGGCATCTCCCATGCGATCTTCTGCGGCGGCGGCGGATTCGGCTTCGCCTGCTACTATTCCCTCTGGCTCAACCTCCCCCACAAGAAGAATCCAGACGAGGAGGAGTTCCCGCTCCCGGACTTCCCCGAAGCGGGTCAGATCCACCGGACGCAGCTCGCGGTCGGCCTGATTTCCGCTGGCGAGGACGATCCGTGGACGGGGTTTCAGCTGAAAACGCTTCCCAAATGGGCGAACGCCGACGCGGTGTTGTTCAACACGGTGGGAGAATTCGATTACATCGGATTGAGCTACTTCCGGCGAAAGCTCGGCCGACCGGTCTGGTCACTCGGTCCGGTTAATCTCTCCCGGAAACCCGGGAAACAGTCCGGCATCTCGTCGGAGACCTGCATAGAATGGCTTAGCAGAAAACCGTCGAACTCGGTCCTTTACATATCGTTCGGGTCGCAGAACACGGTCTCTGCATCGCAGATGATGCAACTGGCGACGGCGCTGGAGAATTCCGGCAAAAATTTCATCTGGGTCATAAAACCCCCTTTGGGATTCGACATAAACTGCCAGTTTAAGGCCGGAGATTGGTTACCGGAGGGATTCGAAGATCGGATCCGAGATCAGAACAGGGGATTACTAGTACACAAGTGGGCACCGCAGGTGGAGATTCTGTCGCACGGATCAATTTCTGCGTTTCTGAGCCACTGCGGATGGAATTCGGTGCTAGAAGCTCTCAGCCAAGGCGTTCCGATCATCGGGTGGCCGATGGCGGCAGACCAGTTCTACAACGTGAAGCTATTGAAGGAAAAGATGGGGGTCTGCGTGGAGGTGGCCAGAGGCGGTGCGAGTGAGGTCCGGCACGAGGACATAGTGGAAAAGATCGAGATTGTGATGGGGGAGACGGAGAAGGGAAAGGAAATAAGAAGAAAAGCAGGGGAAGCAAGGGATATGATATGGGACGCGATTAGAGAGCAGGAAGGTTGCAAGGGTTCTTCTGTAAAAGCCATGGATGAATTTTTTGATGCTGCCGTGTCCATGAGGAAGGAGATGACCCAAAACGATTCGTTTTGA